From the Chryseobacterium fluminis genome, the window TTTCTTTAAGTTAAAATTAAAAAAGTGAAGCAGTTTATGAGATTCGACATTGAAAATAAAATGGGTATGACCCAGTTTCTCATTATTGATGATGGTTGTTTTAAAACCGCCTTTATCGATCCAGAATTTCGCTGCTTTTGAAGCGGCAGCTACTACGGAACTCTCTTCCACAGCCATCGGAAGCGCAAATAGCTTTCCGTCAATCAGGAAATTCGGAGCAATTCCGTAAGGCATATAGAAATTGGAAATTGTATTTTCAGAAAATTCATCATGAAGCTTCTGCAAATCAGCATTATCGTTCCAGTATTGATTTAAAATATTCTGATATTCGGAGTTACCTTCGAGATATTCGTTTACGAGCCAATCGATTTTCCCCTGTTTTGTCAATTTGGAAAAACCTTCAACGGGTTTATGATTCATAGGATTTATTATTTCTATTGCGCTGATTGCATTTTTTTAAGACTTAACGCATAAATTAATGACCGTAAATATACTAATTTTGTGTCTTTCATCTGTGGATAACTTTACTGAAAAGATATTGACATTTATCAATTTTAGAACTAGATTTGAAAAAGAAAATTAGAATTAAAAACCGTAAAATGATGTTTTTTTAAACATCTATTACGTTGTTAAAAAAAAACTACATTAAAACATTGTTGGTTGAAAATTTCCGGTTTTGTTTTTGTATATTCTTACTTTGTTTTGACGATGCTGAATCTGACGACAGATGTTTGTACCTCTGAATTTTTATAAAAAATAAATAATGTATGAATTTTGACCGCCTGAAAGAAAAACTTGAAATTCTTGCTGATGCTGCGAAATATGATGTTTCGTGCTCATCCAGCGGGGGTTCCAGAAAGAATAAAAAAGGCGCTTTGGGAGACAGCTCTGCAAGCGGGATCTGTCATACCTATACAGAGGACGGACGATGTGTTTCGCTTCTGAAAATTCTATTGACCAATCATTGTATTTACGACTGCGCATACTGTGTTTCCCGAAGTTCAAATGATATCAAAAGAGCAGCATTCACTGTGGAAGAAGTTGTAGATTTAACCATCAATTTTTACCGAAGAAATTATATTGAAGGTTTATTTTTAAGTTCCGGGATATTCAAAAATGCAGATACCACCATGGAACGTCTGGTCCGTGTAGCGAAAAAACTCCGTCTTGAAGAAAATTTCAACGGATACATCCATTTAAAATCGATTCCCGGAGCCAGTGATGAGCTGATGCAGGAAGCGGCCTTATATGCAGACCGGTTATCCATTAATCTTGAAATTCCTACCGAAAGCGGACTGAAATTGTTGGCGCCTGAAAAAAACAGACAGGACATGCTCAATCCGATGAAATATATTCAGAATGGAATTGCCCAGTATAAAGATGAAAAGAAAATTTTCAGAAAAACACCAAAATTTGCTCCGGCAGGGCAATCTACACAGATGATTGTGGGAGCGACCAATGAAAATGATTTACAGATCATAAAAGTGGCAGATCATTTTTATAAAAATTTTAATCTGAAAAGGGTATATTATTCCGGCTATGTTCCGGTTTTAGAGGACAAAAGATTACCGTCCCTAACTACTGAAGTGCCGATGCTTCGTGAAAACAGGCTATATCAGTCGGATTGGCTGATGCGTTTTTACGGCTTTAAAGCGGAAGAAATTCTGGATCCTACGATGCCTTTCCTGGATCTGGAAGTTGATCCGAAACTGAGTTGGGCGTTGCGAAACCTGGACCAATTTCCCGTGAATCTTCAGACTGCCGATTACCAGATGATTTTAAGAATTCCGGGCATTGGTGTGAAAACGGCGAAAAAAATTGTCAGTGCAAGACGTTTCCAGGTTTTGAATATCGACCATTTAAAAAAATTGGGTGCCGCAGTAAACCGGGCAAAA encodes:
- a CDS encoding putative DNA modification/repair radical SAM protein, translating into MNFDRLKEKLEILADAAKYDVSCSSSGGSRKNKKGALGDSSASGICHTYTEDGRCVSLLKILLTNHCIYDCAYCVSRSSNDIKRAAFTVEEVVDLTINFYRRNYIEGLFLSSGIFKNADTTMERLVRVAKKLRLEENFNGYIHLKSIPGASDELMQEAALYADRLSINLEIPTESGLKLLAPEKNRQDMLNPMKYIQNGIAQYKDEKKIFRKTPKFAPAGQSTQMIVGATNENDLQIIKVADHFYKNFNLKRVYYSGYVPVLEDKRLPSLTTEVPMLRENRLYQSDWLMRFYGFKAEEILDPTMPFLDLEVDPKLSWALRNLDQFPVNLQTADYQMILRIPGIGVKTAKKIVSARRFQVLNIDHLKKLGAAVNRAKYFIDFNAGNAYLKFLTDQNLKKLLIGGSSSKFHNQFSQQLTLF